The Cryptosporangium phraense genomic interval ATCGGCGGCGCGCTCGGGCTGCCGGCGGCCGCGCTGCTGGCCGACCACGCCGACTGGCACGCGCTGTTCTGGGTGTCGGCCGCGGTCGGCGCGCTGGTCGGCCTGCTGGTGCTGGCGTTCGTGCCGCACTCGACCGTGCGCACCGGCGGTCGCTTCGACTACGTGGGGGCCGTGGGACTGTCCGCCGCACTGATCTCCCTGCTGCTCGCGATCTCCAAGGGCGGCGACTGGGGCTGGACCAGCGGTCTGACGATCGGGCTGTTCGTCGTCGCGGTCGTCGTCGTGCTGGCCTGGGGCTTTTACGAGCTGCGCACCACTCAGCCGCTGGTCGACCTGCGGACGACGGCCCGGCGCCAGGTGCTGCTGACGAACCTCGCGTCGATCGGGATCGGCTTCGCGATGTTCGCGATGTCGCTGGTCATTCCGACGCTCCTGCAGCTGCCGACCGCGACCGGGTACGGGCTGGGCAAGAGCATGCTGACCGTCGGCCTGGTGATGGCGCCGTCCGGCCTGGTGATGCTGGTCGCGGCCCCGCTGGCGGCCCGGGTCGCCCGGGTGCGCGGCTTCAAGCTGACGCTGATCATCGGCGCGGTGATCATCGCCGCCGGGTACGGGTTCGACGCGCTGTTCATGGACGCGATCTGGCAGCTGGTGCTCGGCACCTGCATCATCGGCGCGGGCGTCGGCTTCGCCTACGGCTCGATGCCGGCCCTGGTGATGGCGGCCGTGCCGGTCTCCGAGACCGCGGCCGCGAACAGCCTGTCGACGCTGATGCGCTCGCTCGGGACGTCGTTCGCGAGCGCCGTCGGCGGGGCGATCATCGCGAACATGACCGTGGCGCTCGGGCCGGTGTCGGTGCCGTCGCAGAACGCGTTCCGGGTCGTGCTGCTGCTCGCGTCGGGCGCGGCCCTCGTCGGCGCGCTGATCGCGGTGTTCATCCCGCGGCACACGCGTCCGACGCCGGACGCGGCGATCCCGGCCGAGGAGGCCGACGGCCTCGAGGCCGCCGTCGCGCACTGACCTCGTCGACGACGACGGGGCGTCCCGTCGTTGTTTGAACCATTCCAGAGACGGACAGGAGACGAACGTAGGCAGACGATCCCAATCGACGACGTGAGGAGTCTGCGTATGACCAAGCCCACCACTACGGACGCGGGGATTCCCGTCGCCAGCGACGAGCATTCGCTGACGGTCGGGCCCAACGGTCCGCTGCTGCTCCAGGACCACTACCTGATCGAGCAGATGGCGAACTTCAACCGGGAACGCATTCCGGAGCGCCAGCCCCACGCCAAGGGCGGCGGGGCGTTCGGGTCGTTCGAGGTGACGCAGGACGTCAGCGCGTTCACCCGGGCCGCGGTGTTCCAGCCCGGCGCGTCGACCGACGTCCTGATCCGGTTCTCGACGGTCGCGGGAGAGCGGGGCAGCCCCGACACCTGGCGCGACCCGCGCGGGTTCGCGGTGAAGTTCTACACCAGCGAGGGCAACCTCGACATCGTCGGCAACAACACGCCGGTGTTCTTCGTCCGCGACCCGATGAAGTTCCAGCACTTCATCCGCTCGCAGAAGCGCCGGGTCGACAACAACCTGCGCGACCACGACATGCAGTGGGACTTCTGGACGCTGTCGCCGGAGTCGGCCCACCAGGTGACCTGGCTGATGGGGGACCGGGGCATCCCGCGGACCTGGCGCCACATGAACGGCTACTCCAGCCACACGTACATGTGGATCAACGCGGCCGGCGAGAAGTTCTGGGTGAAGTACCACTTCAAGACCGACCAGGGCGTGGAGTGCTTCACGCAGGACGAGGCTGACCAGATGGCCGCGATCGACACCGACTACCACCAGCGTGACCTGTTCGAGCACATCCGGGACGGGGAGTTCCCGAGCTGGACGCTGAAGATGCAGATCATGCCGTTCGAGGACGCGAAGACCTACCGGTTCAACCCGTTCGACCTCACGAAGGTGTGGCCGCACGCCGACTACCCCCTGCAGGGCGTCGGCCGTCTCACCCTCAACCGCAACGTGAGTGACTACCACACGGAAATGGAGCAGGCCGCGTTCGAGCCGAACAACGTCGTGGCCGGCACCGGGCTCTCGCCGGACAAGATGCTGCTCGCCCGGGGCTTCAGCTACTCCGACGCCCACCGGGCTCGGTTGGGCGTCAACTACCGGCAGATCCCGGTGAACTCGCCTCACGTCGAGACGCACGCGTACTCGAAGGACGGCGCGATGCGGATCCACAACAGCAAGGATCCGATCTACGCGCCGAACTCCTACGGCGGCCCGGCCGCCGACCCGGCCCTGACCGACGACGGCGGCACCTGGTACGCCGACGGCGACCTCGTGCGCAGCGCGTACACGCTGCGCCCGGAGGACGACGACTGGGGCCAGGCCGGGACGATGGTCCGGGACGTGCTGTCGGACGACGAGCGGGCGCGGCTGGTGGACAACATCGTCGGCCACCTGCTCAACGGGGTGAGCGAGCCGGTGCTGGTGCGCGCGTTCGAGTACTGGCACAACGTCGACAAGGGCCTGGGAGACCGGGTCGAGGCCGGCGTGCGGGCCAAGCAGTCGGAGAAGGACCCGAAGGCGGCGGACCAGGGCAACCCGGCCCGGTCCAGCGCCCAGGCCAAGGCGTAAGCCCACCGCGCGACGCCCCCGCAGCTGCGGGGGCGTCGTCGCGCGTCCGGCGTCAGCAGTCGGATTCGGCCTCGAGGCAGACCTGGACGGCCGGAGGGCCGTCGCACGGGCCGGTCTCGGCGGTTGGGCCGGCGCACGCGTCGCCCGGCGTGGCGCACGGGTCGGTGGCGGCGCGGGCGGCGGCGTCGCCGCCGGCGAAGCGTTCGGCGGCGGCGGCGAAGGCCGGCAGGTCCTCGGGCGTCACGTGCGCGAGCAGATGACGACGGACGCTCGCCAGGTGGGTGGGCCAGGCGGTCTCGAGACGGGCCAGGCCGGCGTCGGTGAGCACGGCGGTCCAGCCGCGGCCGTCGTCGCAGGCTCGTACCCGCTCGACCGCCCCGGTGCCCTCGAGCCGCGACACGATGCGGGACATCCCGCTCAGCGAGAGCGCGCAGCGGGCGGCCAGCTCGGTCATCCGGAGCCGCCGGTTCGGGGCCTCCGACAGCTGCATGAGCGCCGAGTACTCGCTCAGTGACATGCCCTGCTCACGCAGCAGGTCGGCGTCGAACACGCGCGGGACCGTGAGGATCGCCCGGCCGAAGGCGCGGACGAACGCCTCCTCGGACGGGTCGAGCGGCACGGGCGCGTCGGTCGTCACGTGAGGAATACTACTGCGACGGAGTGGTTGCTTGACAAAGCAAGTACTTCCAGATTTGCTTGAAGCGGCAAGTAAACCGACCCCTCAGCAGGAGACAACGCGTCATGACCCGTATCGGGATCATCCTGGGCAGCACCCGTCCCAACCGCAACGGCGAGCAGGTCGCCAAGTGGGTGCTCGACATCGCCTCGCAGCGTGGGGACGCCGAGTACGAGCTGGTCGATCTGCGTGACTTCCCGCTGCCGCACCTCGACGAGCCCATCCCGCCGTCGGCCGGGCAGTACCAGAACGACCACACCAAGGAGTGGGCCGCGAAGATCGCGTCGTTCGACGGCTACGTCTTCGTCACTCCGGAGTACAACCACAGCGTCTCGGGCGTCCTGAAGAACGCGATCGACTACCTCTACGCGGAGTGGAACAACAAGGCCGCCGGCGTCGTGTCCTACGGCGCGGTCGGTGGTGCGCGCGCGGCCGAGCAGCTGCGGCTCATCCTCGGCGAGCTCCAGATCGCCGACGTCCGCCAGCAGGTGACGGTCTCGCTGCTCACCGAGTTCGAGAACTTCAGCGTGTTCAAGCCGACCGACTACCTGGCCCAGGCGCTGGGCACCCTGCTCGACCAGACGGTGGCCTGGAGCAACGCGCTCGAGGCGGTCCGCACGCCGGCCGCGGTCGGAGCCTGATCACTCCCCAGCACTCCGCCCGGCCGGGAACGGCCGGTGCGGAGGACTGCGGGCAGCTGCCGGTCGAGAACGGCGAGTTCGTCCGGCGGATTCTGGACACGGTCGGAGGCCGGTGGCCCCTGCTCGTGCTCGCGCATCTGGACGGCGGCCCGCGTCGGTACCGCGAGCTGGAGCAGGTGCTGACCGGGATCTCGCAGCGCATGCTCACGCTCACGTTGCACCGGCTGGGGGAGGACGGCCTGATCAGCCGGGCCTCGTTCGCCGAGATGCCGCCGCGGGTCGAGTACTCCCTGACGCCGCTGGGAAAGTCGCTTCTCGACGCGGCGGCCGGGCTGGTGCGCTGGGTGTCCGACCACCATTCGGCTATTGATCGGGCGCGCCGACCCGGACGATGATCTTGCCGCGGAAGTGGCCGTGCTCATTCATTTTCTGGGCCTCGGCGAGTTCGCGGAGCGGAAATTCGGCGGCGATCTCCGTGGCGAATTCGTTCGCGGCGGCCCGAGGGAGTACGTCGCGGAACGAGTCGGCGAACAATTCGAGCGGGCCCGGCCCCATCGTGATCGGGACGCCCAGTGCCGGGGCGTCGAGATCCACGACGGTGAGGATTCTGTTGGCCGGGACCAGCGGAAGGATCCGGCGGACGAATCCGCGGCCACCGCAGTCGAGCGCCCGATCGACGCCGTCCGGAGCGACGGTGGCGAGCTGGTCGAGCATCGCGTCGCCGTATTCGATCGGGGTCGCGCCGAGCCGGCGGAGGTAGGCGTGGTTCTCCGGCCGCGCGGTGCCGACGACTTTCGTTCCGGACCCGGCGAGGAGCTGGACGGCGGCGCTGCCCACCGCGCCGGCGGCCCCGTTGACCAGCACTGTTTCCCCTGCGCTGACGGCGAGCTCGGCCAACGCCCGGCGAGCCGTCTCGACGCCCTGCGGGATCGTCACGGCGTTCCGCAGCGGTAATTCGTCGGGCACGATCGCGACCCGATTCGGCGTGGTGAGCACGTACTCGGCGTCGCCGCCGCCGCGCACGAACCCGGCCACCCGGTCGCCGACGCGGAAGTCGTGGTCGCCGTCTCCGACGTGGTCGACGATTCCGGAGATCTCGTTCCCGAGAATCACCGGGAAGTTCTGGGGGAGGATGTCGGCCAGGAGGCCGGAACGGATCTTCCATTCGATGGCATTGAGAGCCACGTAGGCGACGCGGATGCGGATTTCGCCGGGGCCGGGTGTGGGGGTGGGGATCTCGGTGTATTCGAGGACGTCGTGATCGCCGTAGCGGGAAATGACTTGAGCGAACATGGGCGCAATGATGCATCGCATTTCGATCGCCTACAAAACGCACATCGATGTTCGTTCGGAGTGTTCCAGTAGGGTGACCCGCGGCGTCTCCCGTGAGGCCGTCCGCCGCTCGGAGCTCGCCAGGCCGGCCGCCAGCACCTCGAGCAGCACGGTCGCCCCGACGGTGGCCACGAGCGGGCGCCGTGCCAGCCCCCGGCCGAGCGCGGCCCACCGACGCGGCTCCGGCCCGGAGTGGCCGAAGACCGGGATGCGCGGCCAGAACACCCGGCGTCCGAGCAGCACCAGCAGCGCCGCCACCACGAGACCGGTGATCAGCAGCAACGTCCCGTCGATCCCGTCGAACACCGCGTCGAGGTCGGCGCCGAGCGCAGCCGGTCCGGTGACCGCGACGGTCAGACCGGCCGGATGGTCGGCCACCAACGCGCGGGCCTTCGGCACCGCGTCTCCGCCCGGCCGGCCGACCGGAACGCGCACCACCATCGCGGTTCCGTCTGTCGAGATCTGGACGCTCCGCGGCGAGCCGCCCGGCGGGTCGACGCTCTGCGGCGGGCCGCTGGCGAACTCGGCGGTCAGAGTGCGGAGGTGCCGCTCGGCGGCCGCCCGGTCGGACGCCGTGACCCCGCCGTCCCGGTGGTACACCACCTGGAGGTCCTCGTCCGGAGGCGTCGGCAGGCTGTCCCTCCAGGCGGCGACCGTGACCCACGGACCGTAGCGGTCGGCGATCTTCACGGGTTCTCTCCGGTCGGAGCGGGATGCGACGCACCGAAGCGTCGCCCCCGACCCGGTGCCGGGTCGTCGGCGCGGAGCGGTCAGTCCGCCGTACTCCCGGAGGAGTACGAGGCCCCCCGGAACTGCGGCCGGCCGGCTGACCGCCGCCACTTCGCCTGATTCGCACGACAGAGCTCATCCGAACTCCTCGGCGCGAACTTCGTGAACCTCGGTCAGGGCCCGGCCGGCGGGGGCCGAGAACACGTCCGCGAGATCGGACCCCCGTGGCATCTCGGTCAAGACCGAACGGCAGAACTCTTCCAACACATCCAGGAACTCGCGGACCGCGTCATCGGGGCGCAGGAAGGCGGAAGTCAGCGACTGGCGCCCGCCGAGGGCGTCGGACAAGGCTTTGACATCGAGCGCATCCGAGCTCCGCAATCGCGCCCAATCGAACGGCTCGTTGCCGGCTTCGAGCCTCGCCGCATCGATCTCACTCTCGGTCTCGGAAACCTCTCGCCGAAATCGGTCGATGAGTAGCCGAACCTCTCCGGGCGCCGGAAAACGGAGTTCATTGGCGGGCGAGACGATGCCCACCTTATCGGTGGCGAGACGCTGTGTTTTGCGGCCGCCGAGGTAACTGATCAACAACCGCACCTGGTAGGCCAAGCGGTCGTCACCGGGCATGGCGTGGTCGAACAGCGTTCCGCCCCCGTGCGGTTCTACTTCGGCCCTGATGACGAATCGGTCGGACTCGCCGGCTTTCAACTCGTGAGACAGGTTCAGCCCGTCGGACCCTCGAACAGCGCGCTCCAAGGGGTGCGGAGCGGCCTTCGCGCCGGCGAACGATCGACCGACCGCCTTCTCCGGACTCGGCAGCAAAACCGTGTAGTGGGCGGACGGAGGGAGGAGAGCTGCACCGCTCCTGTCGTCCTTCGCGACCGGCGGCCGAACGTGCGTGAACCGGCGGGCCCAGACGACCTCCACATCGCAGCCGACGATGAGCGCCGTGCCGGTTCCGGAATTGACGAGACGGACGTCTATCGTCGGCGGCGTTTGGCCGAAAGTCCCCTGCGGGGTGTCGATCCCGCTCACATCGAGGTGCGGATATCCGTCGACGCGGAGGCCATTGGTACGAACGACTGGCCTGATCTTCGGTCTGCGATACCGATTCACGTACCAGGTGATTCCGCTTCCCAGAAGCGCAGCTAAGACAGCGGCCAGAGCGATCCAATTCGCTGCGTGCACCGTTCAACCGTAGTCCTGATCGTCAATGAGGCGGGGTCGTCAGTGGCGCCGAACTACGGAATTGCCGCCGCCGGG includes:
- a CDS encoding MFS transporter; translation: MQTSERSERTNLVVAVLAAAGISVSLMQTLVIPLIPELPKLLHAAPSDAAWAITATLLAAAVATPVVGRLGDMIGKRTMLLFSVVLMIVGSVIGALSDSLTPMIVGRALQGAAAGVIPLGISLMRDTVPAERLGSATALMSASLGIGGALGLPAAALLADHADWHALFWVSAAVGALVGLLVLAFVPHSTVRTGGRFDYVGAVGLSAALISLLLAISKGGDWGWTSGLTIGLFVVAVVVVLAWGFYELRTTQPLVDLRTTARRQVLLTNLASIGIGFAMFAMSLVIPTLLQLPTATGYGLGKSMLTVGLVMAPSGLVMLVAAPLAARVARVRGFKLTLIIGAVIIAAGYGFDALFMDAIWQLVLGTCIIGAGVGFAYGSMPALVMAAVPVSETAAANSLSTLMRSLGTSFASAVGGAIIANMTVALGPVSVPSQNAFRVVLLLASGAALVGALIAVFIPRHTRPTPDAAIPAEEADGLEAAVAH
- a CDS encoding MMPL family transporter, with protein sequence MKIADRYGPWVTVAAWRDSLPTPPDEDLQVVYHRDGGVTASDRAAAERHLRTLTAEFASGPPQSVDPPGGSPRSVQISTDGTAMVVRVPVGRPGGDAVPKARALVADHPAGLTVAVTGPAALGADLDAVFDGIDGTLLLITGLVVAALLVLLGRRVFWPRIPVFGHSGPEPRRWAALGRGLARRPLVATVGATVLLEVLAAGLASSERRTASRETPRVTLLEHSERTSMCVL
- a CDS encoding NADPH-dependent FMN reductase, yielding MTRIGIILGSTRPNRNGEQVAKWVLDIASQRGDAEYELVDLRDFPLPHLDEPIPPSAGQYQNDHTKEWAAKIASFDGYVFVTPEYNHSVSGVLKNAIDYLYAEWNNKAAGVVSYGAVGGARAAEQLRLILGELQIADVRQQVTVSLLTEFENFSVFKPTDYLAQALGTLLDQTVAWSNALEAVRTPAAVGA
- a CDS encoding MarR family winged helix-turn-helix transcriptional regulator, translating into MTTDAPVPLDPSEEAFVRAFGRAILTVPRVFDADLLREQGMSLSEYSALMQLSEAPNRRLRMTELAARCALSLSGMSRIVSRLEGTGAVERVRACDDGRGWTAVLTDAGLARLETAWPTHLASVRRHLLAHVTPEDLPAFAAAAERFAGGDAAARAATDPCATPGDACAGPTAETGPCDGPPAVQVCLEAESDC
- a CDS encoding catalase produces the protein MTKPTTTDAGIPVASDEHSLTVGPNGPLLLQDHYLIEQMANFNRERIPERQPHAKGGGAFGSFEVTQDVSAFTRAAVFQPGASTDVLIRFSTVAGERGSPDTWRDPRGFAVKFYTSEGNLDIVGNNTPVFFVRDPMKFQHFIRSQKRRVDNNLRDHDMQWDFWTLSPESAHQVTWLMGDRGIPRTWRHMNGYSSHTYMWINAAGEKFWVKYHFKTDQGVECFTQDEADQMAAIDTDYHQRDLFEHIRDGEFPSWTLKMQIMPFEDAKTYRFNPFDLTKVWPHADYPLQGVGRLTLNRNVSDYHTEMEQAAFEPNNVVAGTGLSPDKMLLARGFSYSDAHRARLGVNYRQIPVNSPHVETHAYSKDGAMRIHNSKDPIYAPNSYGGPAADPALTDDGGTWYADGDLVRSAYTLRPEDDDWGQAGTMVRDVLSDDERARLVDNIVGHLLNGVSEPVLVRAFEYWHNVDKGLGDRVEAGVRAKQSEKDPKAADQGNPARSSAQAKA
- a CDS encoding winged helix-turn-helix transcriptional regulator; translation: MDTVGGRWPLLVLAHLDGGPRRYRELEQVLTGISQRMLTLTLHRLGEDGLISRASFAEMPPRVEYSLTPLGKSLLDAAAGLVRWVSDHHSAIDRARRPGR
- a CDS encoding NADP-dependent oxidoreductase, with protein sequence MFAQVISRYGDHDVLEYTEIPTPTPGPGEIRIRVAYVALNAIEWKIRSGLLADILPQNFPVILGNEISGIVDHVGDGDHDFRVGDRVAGFVRGGGDAEYVLTTPNRVAIVPDELPLRNAVTIPQGVETARRALAELAVSAGETVLVNGAAGAVGSAAVQLLAGSGTKVVGTARPENHAYLRRLGATPIEYGDAMLDQLATVAPDGVDRALDCGGRGFVRRILPLVPANRILTVVDLDAPALGVPITMGPGPLELFADSFRDVLPRAAANEFATEIAAEFPLRELAEAQKMNEHGHFRGKIIVRVGAPDQ